GAATTTATGACacagaaaaacataataatCCTGCCAGGTTTCTACAGTCATACATTTAGTATGTTGTAACATATATGTTACTTTTTAAAGCAggattttaatgtcctattcaGTAATTTGTGatgtatacaaatacaaaattactgacatgtacaaaTGCAGATATAAGTGCAATTTGATAATGAGGAAAAACatagaaacaaaatactttggtcttttttttaaaatgaaactaTTCGAACACACTTATGAATTATAGAAATCATTATTCACGAATGAATTTTACAAATCATTATCACGATAATGAACTTTTCATAACTCCAATCGATAAAGACGAGCAAATGTATTTGAACGGAAAGAAAAGTGCAAAACCGAAGTAAAAATTCAgttaaattgtatatattatgtggcatttctaatgacaaacctcaatttagttcattttaacaaagtcaTGTTTCTGTTACTTATCAAAATATGGTGGTTGTctgtaacaattataacttTTCTATGAGTAAATATAGGAGTCAGCCcttttggatttaaaaagtagagatatttgccaaacaaatgacaatatataagaactttgttttcaatttttattttttatggttttttttatttctgaaaacatgcaaattagtggagaatgaacgttttctcatagCAGAAATCATATCTTTAAGACTTGAACGAGTTACCTACCATTGTCTTCCCCGTTTCGTCCAGATAGGGGTCGCCCCAGTCAGTATCGTTACATGGCAGCATGCCAAAATAGATGTTGTAGAGGATTTTGTATGAAGTAAAAAATTTAAAGGCGTTAACTGTTTGACGAGTCAGGAATATGTAACTGTTCCCTGTGTCTGAGAATTCAGACAGATCCACCTGCAAAGCAAGAAAAGGAACTTATTGCACAGGGGCACGGTACGTAGTAGGTGTGCCTTTTACGCAATCTGGGCACAGATGCGCGATACAATGCCAAAACAAATACCCATATGATACCGCAAAACCTGCTTATTTTCGCGGCGACTTCTTTTTAACATTTCCATACAGAAttatttggtgttttttttttgtgatttaaaGTGATTAGTTTTACTGTACCTATAATTTATACTGGCGCGGTGATTAATACGCCGTTTCCGGAACACAACATTCACTCAGTTTAGTCATTTGACTTTCATCACCACGTGACTTTATATAgggcacatttgaaacaaaatggcggcatatgtaatgattgaaaacgggtggaaaattacatattatgacaGAACACTTAACatttattatcaaaacataatatattaaatataatcttaatatgcatgaaaattgaatataaacACTTCACCAGGAAATTACATGTTAATGACGCCATCAATGGAGCTGTCGCCCAGCAGTTCGAAATCAACGGTATCGGACGTCTCACTCATAACTTATCTGGGTACTTTTTTCCagaaatcaataacaaataaaaaaaaaaaaaaaacagaaaaaagtaaCAGTTCATCTTGATTCCGTTATCGAGTAAGCATTACCGACAATGGCCTTTACTCGAACATTGGTATTATCTGCCTATAAGTGCGACCGCCATGACGGAAAAATGTgccttaaagttatatgtgccgtatttttcatactcacgaatcaagatgagtttttaatatgttattcatcaccaaaaattaccaactttttgaaaattacagtactttcaatgcataggttttaattttacatgtacaaataagtgctgaaaatgatttttggcagtactgccaaaaatcatttatttacatcaatagtgaagtgaaatgagtacatacggtcagaccatgaagccaaattgtggtctacaatttcattacacatttttacaatgttattagtaattgtaaagtgatttctgcaggtatgttgcCTTGTACACATATtcaaggcataaaaacaacaatttttacagtacaaaatttctgtgttataactaacgtttataagtcatctgaagccatttgaatgatttttatagCTTTATTCATctaaccttatggtttttaatagattaacgatgaaaaaatagcgtgtcaaaattttcgcccagttacggcacatataactttaaaacattcgcggtcacatgaccaaatctACGTTTTCTGCCTCCTACCTagaagagttccttgtattcCGGAATCGGCGTATTCTCGCCACTTCTGTTTATCCGCAAAATATTTGGTTGGACGCGAAAAGTAGCTGGTTTTCAGTTATCATTGTACCGTGTACGCAGATTACTATATTTGCGGGGATGACAATTTCGCTATTTCGCAGGACATTACAATGGTTGCAAAAATTGACCCGggaaatattgacaaatgatTAAGTAAAATGTGCATTGAAAGCTATATTTCGAAAATTTAAAACCGCTAAAATTCAATTTACTCTCTTTTGATTTAAATCTCAAAAATTTTGCCCTGCGTAAATAATCGGCTATTTGATACACTGTACAACGTAGGTAGGAAAATTCCTTGTGTATTACATCATTTCATAAAACCCttatagtttaaaaaaatggttcatacatatttgaaatgaattaatGATTCAGATATTTAATCAGATATTGTTTCGAAACATTCGAACGCACCTGtctgcaaacatttttttagttattttgtaGGAACGTGTGGAGCTTTGCTCATCGTAATGACCATTCACTTTTTGAAACCACATCACAAATGCCGAAAAAATGTTCCAAGGTTATTCGGATACTTAATAAACAATCGgtatattaaagggacaattcattcgacgagaacattaaaatttgtatatatatcggaaaacccccagttctaatggaaattagatcagtcggttatactgtgatatgtcagaacatcccatggtggtgaaatgcgtgtgaaatgttcaaactcactcgctgtccgccattacacattgtggtcgaatatcttgtatgccgaacccagtcccttgctcgtagagtaatgctacttttgtctagaacagctcaaatcgctctgacagaagtgtgtttaccttattagatgaattgtcttgcctaaaaaatcattatatcacctccacagtgcttatgtagttcatttgtttaacgtgcgtgactttggctcggatattggtacagcgtacatattgtacctgcttaatcgtattgatcaacgatttgtaattacaacggtatcaattaaaatactaaacaatgacgtggaatttgtcaatatcttatgttatatatttcataagaaatgtagaacaatacatttatgccatatttcgcttcttggttatgtaaaataattagcgtgagtgaattgtccctttaaagtgtGGCAATTGAAAAGGGAACTCTTGAATTTTACCTGTATCGTTTGCTGGCGTGCAAGAATCTTAAAAACATAGTCATCCCACCAATCTGTTCCAGAGGCCGCTGGAAAAAAGAAAAGACGGATTTTACCAATAATCTTAGTTATCTCGTTTCATGTAAATAAGGTCAGATATTCAAAAACAGGGTTTTCTGACAAGGTATCGCAATTCTAGTTGTCACTGGCATAAAGGAGGTTATCTTATGCTGAAATTAAGTGATTTGTAATATGCACGATGACATGTGAAATAAAACTTAATAGCAAGAACAATATATAAATCACACGTATGAGTTGTATATGAAAGCCAGGGCTGTGTAACTGACATCGATATCTTCGCTATACTTTAGAATTGACAAGCCATTTTTTTCTTCCAACATTGAGCCAgaagcagaaacatatatacaaagagataggaaactccttctttgtctttgttgacaggcagagggacctccggtttataggcattttgccttggctaactacttttaagtgtattcttttaaacatgatatttttgcatcaacacaaagtttaaacattatatcatggtttgatgtgatcagttttcccgattgatgttatttaatatgatttttgaaagcacgaaaataagcaattttacctggtttttcgaaaatcaggcattcaaaaccggaagtgcgttttgttttattaataaataagttaaaatattattttttctatccaaaatcgtactcaaaccatctgaaaattactgaacttttacaacatatcaaagttattcttttatattcaactAATTAATAGTTTATCTAAAACCCCCTAACCACatatctgccgatcgtaaaattgGAGGCGTGTCACATGTTTGTGATCGTTATGACATATTGTTAGATGTCAATTTGAAACTTTTCTATTCCTGGAAAATCTTTTGCATATAAAAGCATCGTTCTGATAAAAAATATGCTCCATACCAATGTTATGACTAATCAAGTAATGACGGAGTAAAACAAAGGGTCAAAACTCTGGCATAATGTAATGAACACAAATGTATTAACGTACTTACATGGATACATGTCCTGATAAGATGTACTGTTTCTAGTGAGATAAAACTTCGGGTGGGACTGTCCACTTTGATCCACGTAGAACCATGACATGTTCTTATTGGAAGCTAACCCAAATGACACATCCAAATAAGGCTCCCTttgcataaaataaaataccgAGGACATATGAACAAAAGCTAAAAATGAAAGCGACATGACAAAATAGACTGCAAACCAGCTAATTTTCGCGATATTGATCAGTCTCTTCGTTACCTATGAGTAAAAGAATTTAGCAATTATTCATTTTCGCGTTTTCCTATTTGTTTTGCGAAATACGCAAAATCAATAGCACGCAAAACTATGTTGGTGTATAGtgaattatatttcatgtatacaAAGTATTTTAACGTTAGCTGTTTTCGCGCGAGAaattttatgttgtgtttttctttttatatttatgtaatctATTAAGAGCCCCTTTGTTGTATGTCGATACTACAGTGAGTAAACATTGCAAACTTTGAAAATTCGGAATGATCAATCTAACTTGTTAACGAAATGAAAGGTGCATAATAATTTGGTTTGATCAAAATTAGAATGTTTTCATTGTACACATGGACTAACTTAAGTGATTAAGAATATAGATGTATGGTTTCAGTCATATTATCTATTGAAGGGTCTGTAGTGTAAAtttctttgtttacattatcaATGTAGTTTGGGATTTACTTTTACGAAATTCACGGTCCAAGTAAATTTGCAAAAAGTTCATCTTCGTGAATTAATATCTaccaatattgatatgaatgttctttttttttaatctctgAATGTCTAATCTTTgcgaatttgttttgaaaatggaAATTGCAAAAATCAGTATCCGGGAAAGAAAGTTAATTAATATCATCCATTGTAAAATATGGAATCATATCTTTTAaataatgtaattgaaaaactttgaaatttcttcatatttcgTTAATATTCATCGAGGCATTGATTAACTCTCActatatatttactttgaaTTGTTTAACTGTTAGGAGTAAcgttttctttcatacctacgggtgtaatactggctggtctagggcaatacactcatgccgcctgaggctgtattgcatggctacccatttTAACATCATTCTTTTTTTTCGCAATCTTAACTGGTTTTAcaagaaaatatgcaaacaaaggaatttttgttgaaaatatcacgtaatttttcatgtataaaaaattgatttcttttgaaatttatttcaaaatggggggatattatagttgtaaaattgcaataaaacgtcgaggtatgaaagaaaaatactccgggggttcagagccaaaatttatacaaactggatgtttctggccaaatttggttacattccatgcagatctctatgacttgtagcgatttaaaggaaatgttgacggatagacggacggacggacgatggacgccgCACCAGGTAAGCTAAAAACGAATTAAGACAATGAATGTTATATTAAAACCTAATATTACCATATAATATATGGAATCATATcttttaaatgttatcataatattaagaaaaaaaaaaaactatgaagTTTCTTTGCGTTCATATTCATCGAGGTGGTGATCAACTCTGAcgttatcattatttatttagtttGAATTGTTTAATTGTTAGAAGTAACGTTTTATTTCTCTAGAAATTGGGGGAATTTTACTAATGGAATTTCTAAATCGGTTTTTAGTTGGACATCACAGATTGTTGGAAGAATTAAGAAAAATTAACCAAACGTTTTCACTGGTTCCTGACATGAGAAATACGAcatatgtgtgtttgtttggAAGTGTAAAAAATAGGCCTATCAAGGAGCACAGGCGAGGAATAAGATAGGCTATGCCTGATGTCCAATCTCACAATCATTTAATatcttttgtaattaaaatatttggaaattggaAAATTAGATCCATCAACATCAAGTTGTTGTCTATCCTGCAGTGAGTTATATTATATGGTGTTAAATATCGGCaacaatatatttgatttgaaaattatggTTTTAGATCAGTTTATAAAACAGTCCTATCTTAATGTATAACATTAATGACCACTATAAAAGTAATtggataattatatattgatggatgaaaatattatttctttaaaacaatccttaaaatattgataatgaagACATTAGTACACTTCTTTAATCAATCATTGAAGAAAACATAATCTGTTGAGATGCTgtttatgtggtttttgtgatcGATGTATGCCtagaagtaaaataaaactaaatattaatAGATATTCTTCAGAGAAAACCAGAAGGGACAATATACCTCAATAAAAAATgatggtatttttttataagtGTACTTAACACTCAGGAGAAAGGGGGAGGGACGACAATTtcaatttttctgaaatatacCATCAGCAGAAAGAGAGTAGATTGACTGTTTGAGTACTTTTTGTTTTACTTAATTCTTAACATAAAGGGAGTAGAACGACTTTTTCAATTCTTCTGTACTTAGTCCTAATTAAAAAATAGATGGTCGACTGTTTTAGATCTTTTGCATTTTAACCCTCACGAGAAAGGGTTGATCGACTGTTTTGATATGTCTATACTTAACCAAAAAGGGGATAGGTTGGCTGTTTTAGATCTTTATACTAAACTCTCACTAAAAAGGGAGTGGATCGACTGTTTTGGTGTGTCTGTACTTAACCCAAAAGGGAATGGAACGACTGTTTTAGATCTTTGGTATTTAACCCTAACTAGAAAGGGTTGGTAGACTATTTTGAAATGTATGTACTTTACCCAATTGGGGGTTGGGACGACTGTTTTAGATCTTTCGTATTTAACCCTCACTAAAAAGAGAGTGGATCGACTGTTTTGGTGTGTCTGTACTTAACCCAaaagggaatgggacgactgttTTAGATCTTTTGTATTTAACCCTCACTAGAAAGGGAATGGATCAAGCTCAACAAAAAAGAAATAGGACGACTGTGTCAACAGACATACGCCTGCCATAAACAGGACGCAAATTGCATTATGTGACGTGTAAGAAATGAATATTTATCCTACTTTAAGTAAATGAAAGGCAAATCGCATTATCTTACGGATAagaaatgaatattcatgaactgaGCGGATGTCTGATAATCGAAATGGCATTTTAAGTAAGCAATTGATTTTTGACTTAAGTACCAGGAATTCATTCACATCACTCTGATATTAGGAGTCTTCTTAGGTACAAAGTCAAACGACGCTGTTGACATTCCCTTGAGATCTTAAAGATGTTGAGGTTTTGTCACTAAACATGCAAACATGTATACAAGACTCCTTATGAATATTCCAGTATTGAAATCTTATAATGTGATAGATTTTCTTACTTAATCATTAAGGTTAACAAGACtatttgttttaagtttttttcATCGATCAAATTGAATctacacttttttttatttttattagttgaatgtcctattaacagccagggtcatgtaagaaatTGCCAGgattgttggtggaggaaagccggcgTATCCGAGaacaccgaccagcagtcagtacctgtaCCTGGCAACGGTTCCAAATAGGATTTGAACTCGCGACCTAGCGGTGAGGAGATTGTGATAATATGATCCGATATCTTAACGGCGTCCGCGGCCCCTGAATACGGGCTGGATATGTACAAGCCTTCGTACGTTGTTCGcatgtgttttatatataacaattccGGACATTAAGACATTGACGTTATAATACATTggtgttttatatataacaattccGGACATTAAGACATTGACGTTATAATACATTGGTCGAAACGGCTACTTTATACGTTTCCGAGCGTCGCCCTAATTACCGCATAGTAGTTGACTATACGGCAAATCAGCGAAAGGAACCTTCATTATtatcatacaaatgtagatTAACACAgagttggttttttttcatttgtttgttgttgtaacTACATCCTTAAACATGAATATACGTGTTctaaaaatagttatttatcaACTATGAAATTTGTTTTGGAAATGTAGTAGGTATTTAAGGGTATAGTTTTGGATTGGTTGGTATTGCTATTCTTGCTTTTTAGTAACTCTACTTCtggttaaaggcccactacctttgtgaaacaaaaattcaaatcaTAATATACGAAAATGTATATGAATGGCCTAAGAGGATTCCTGTGCAAACTATGTTTACAATGAAGATTCATGgcactgttttgccgtctggcgcagtgataatcaacccGCGCGCGGTAATTTGgccgacggcgggaaacataaaacaacccgcgttataaaaattaGCATTTAATTTGTCTAAATTAAATTGTTCCAAAGATAATAGTAGGTGTAGTTAATATCTTTTGTGActtgataaaattattaatttagtttaaaattcccatttcaaaattaaaagccgttgcGGAAAGGTAGGGACCCTTTAAAGATTGGCCATAAACAACAAATTATAGGAAGGAGCATTACCTTTTCAGTGCTGAATGTCTAACGACTAAATTTTCCCTTCAGTAAAAAACATAGCTGGTTAAtgatattataagactctttcatatgcggatatgaaggatagggatattctacccgagggtcacaaaatgtagtaaaactcTAGGCTTGCCGAgagttttgcaacattttgtgatccatcgggtagaatatccctatccttcatatccacatatgaaagagtatttttctttcatacctcgacgttttactgcaattttacaatcataatatcctgccattttgaaattaattcgaAAAAAtcggctgaaagtcaatttttcatacatgaaaaaatacgtgatgttttcaacaaaaattccgttgtttgcatcttttatgaTAGAATTAGTCAAGTtcgtgaaaaaaataataacattttaccGAGGAAACAAAATTTTTGTTGatgccgtgacgtcacgaggctttattgcatgggtatcCATGCAATAAGCCTAagacgacatgagtgtattgccctagaccagacAGTAtaacacccgtaggtatgaaacagaaatagaggatcttacatgagtggctatgtgatatgaaatttatcacaAGTGTTCTATAAATTGATATATGCCACGAGGTGTAAAAAACAGTCGGCCAATTAGAAAGCCAgatgaaatatgaaaacaaagaaacagttagcatttattatttatttattattgtttttgggAGTGAAATAAAGAGGCCtttcaaattattattgtaACAATGAAATCAATTACTTACTCGAGGTATATCGTTCTGTCTGATGTTTCGATCATGTCATATGATGATGACGTCAGCATGAGCGTCGGCTTCAACCACGACGTCAATGATTTATCCGTACCGGATGTTGATAACATCACCCACCACAGAGGGGTCCCAACGGCATTCACAGCTTCAAGGGTCATCTTATAGTatcaagttaaaaaaatgttttggaaaattaatttaagatgctccatcgctgactaatgatatttctttatcaaagacaggagcagacgaactttacatcattaccaccattgaaaagtgtgagcttcttatttaacttgaagatgaaaatattaaaaataatttcttggGTAGCGAAAAAAATCCGATGCACTTTGCCCtataagtactgattgtgcatgcaccaaaagcaaacttattcattttatattatttttttgtgttaattatacacatatatacacgattaaacaccaattattgttcaaatgatgagtatttaagtatcatttatgctctgtcgacgacGGAACATCTTTATagattatatacaaaattttaaattcttgtttgtgaaaatatgtaaaattatactGAAGGATATCCTGCTGATTATACCCAGTATTTCAGGTGTATGAgaatcttatcaatatttgtgctctatttttgaaaatgaattccTCTTATGATATAGTACAATAATTCTTTTTGtgataacaataaaatattaataataaggTTGGGATCTTTGGTACCTTTTTTGTATAATAGTTTAAAAGAGAAAAACACGGCAATCAATCAATGGCAAAGAAAGAATGATATCTGAACACTAAGCCATAAGAGTACTTGCTAAAAAAGATATATCGATTTCGGCTGGGTTTTTTTCTCAGGAAGGTCCTTATTAATCAAGTATATGCTTTTTAAAGCTACCTGCGTAGCTTAAAACTTATACTTGAGTTAATGTTATCCGAGTCTCGTAGCCAGTCCTTGTATATGACCTATTTAATCCCTGTCACTTGACCAGTAGTTCTTGCTTGTGACCTATTTTATTCTAGTCACTAAAGTTAAATTAACTTCATATTAGATGACGAATAATAATTGCTTGCTAACATTTGGCTGACATTATTGAACTTATAGAAAAATTATCAACGTAATCAACGAGAATATAAAGAAACTCCttaagtaggtcactgtaaccTATTCATCTAGGTCTTTACTCATTTCCTGAACAGAAActcataaaacattatatttgtcCCCAATGTTGTATGAACTTGATGAAAGGAAATTTCAGTTTTTCCCTTTCGAACTCAATTCTTGTGTCCAAAAAACATTCTGAGTTGTTTACAATTTCCAGCTGATCCTAAGGTATATCCTTGTAAAATAGTAAGCTTACTTGTAGGAAGCCTAAAACGACTGAAACTGATAACCCTACTGTTATAATAAATGATGTTTCAGATTAATTTGATTTCGTATTTGTACTTACATGTTCTGGGATTCCGTAAGGCCACAAATCAACAACACTGCTACGGAAAGTCCCATGTGACAATAGTTCTCGCACTGGCCAATCAGCCATTTCCGGCGTGGTCTCATTCACGCCACCTTCTGTGTTCCAAAGGCTATTGATGTCACTTCCGTCTCCTGACGTCATCACCATCAACACTGAATGATGAAGGCAAATGAAATGGTGGAATacaaaaagtaattatttctctttaatagGCAAAGATTTATGAAAgaatattcttaaaataaaaataacaaaaacaaacttaaCGGAAAGaatattgatttaaatgaattatgtCATGCATGTGTTTTGGAAAATTGTATTATGTTCGTTGCAAAACTGGAattcttgtcctttttataaataatgatcGATATCCAGCCGCAGTTTTCTCGCTGAGAATAGTCGGCCAATATATCTTTATTAAAATAGCTTGTAgcttatattttgtcattttgtcaGAATATCTTTATGTTACTGGTGTGTATAGGAAAGAGTCCTTCACTGCAAGTAGTGTTACTATTACATACTGTTTAGATGTGCTTGTATAAGAATGAGACAGATCAGCAATATTGTAGGGTTTTTATTGTGTCTTTGACCTTTTCGTATTGATTTAATTAGATAAAGAAAAGCACAAATTAAGTTATAGTGAACATTGCCATATTAGGATCTTGAGACATAATgacaacattttaatatttgatatatttggcaattacaaaacaaaaaaagggTTTCGtttacatatacagtgtacatggtTAAATATGGGTTAAATGGTAATGAACTGTtcttgaaaataaatgtaaaacacATCAAACATCGAAAACAACAGCaaacgaaaaaaataaatcaatatcaaaatctaCAAATACAACACTACGGTGCGTTATCCTGACTTTAATTTGTTTCGTTTATCCTGACTTTAATTTGTTTCGTTTCGCATTTCGATTCAgtaaaatgctgaaaaattgtGTTGTTAAATTCCGATTTTCaactttaatttatttgaaactGATAAACCAATACAATGGGTATTGAAAGAAGCGCTTGAAAAAAACCatttaattttgcaataatCATCGTAATATTGGAaagataaacaataaatttgaaaaaaatgctttTAATAAAAGGTTGGGAGT
The DNA window shown above is from Argopecten irradians isolate NY chromosome 8, Ai_NY, whole genome shotgun sequence and carries:
- the LOC138329859 gene encoding uncharacterized protein encodes the protein MIKITPLGSSFVFLTTAIWLANTDEKVLMVMTSGDGSDINSLWNTEGGVNETTPEMADWPVRELLSHGTFRSSVVDLWPYGIPEHMTLEAVNAVGTPLWWVMLSTSGTDKSLTSWLKPTLMLTSSSYDMIETSDRTIYLE